From the genome of Anaerolineae bacterium:
GGTACTCGCTGACGGATCAGGTGCGTCGCAGCTCGCGGTCGGTCTGCGCCAACATCGCCGAGGCTTGGCGCAAGCGCCGCTATCCCGCCGCGTTCGTTAGCAAGCTCAGCGACTCGGAAGCCGGGGCAGCAGAGACCGAGGTCTGGCTGGAGTTGGCCGTACGCTGCGGCTATCTTGACCAAGCCCAAGCGGCCGATCTCGAACAGGAGTACGAGCACATCATGGGCAAGCTGGTCCGGATGGCCTCACAGCCCGAGCAGTGGTCCATCCCGTCCTTGCGTGAGGAGCCCGCCCACTACGACTAACCCTCCTGTCTCCCCATCTCCCCCTCTCCGCGTCTCCGTGTCTCCCCCTCTCCCCCTCTCA
Proteins encoded in this window:
- a CDS encoding four helix bundle protein; amino-acid sequence: MGSIRHFRELEVYRMAMEAAARVFELSKGFPVEERYSLTDQVRRSSRSVCANIAEAWRKRRYPAAFVSKLSDSEAGAAETEVWLELAVRCGYLDQAQAADLEQEYEHIMGKLVRMASQPEQWSIPSLREEPAHYD